The Apus apus isolate bApuApu2 chromosome 8, bApuApu2.pri.cur, whole genome shotgun sequence genome has a window encoding:
- the RNF7 gene encoding RING-box protein 2 isoform X1 has translation MADVEDGDEPGAPHSHPGSAGSKAGAPDKMFSLKKWNAVAMWSWDVECDTCAICRVQVMDACLRCQAENKQEDCVVVWGECNHSFHNCCMSLWVKQNNRCPLCQQDWVVQRIGK, from the exons ATGGCCGATGTGGAGGACGGGGACGAGCCGGGCGCCCCCCACTCGCACCCGGGCTCTGCGGGCTCCAAGGCGGGCGCGCCCGACAAGATGTTTTCGCTGAAGAAGTGGAACGCGGTGGCCATGTGGAGCTGGGACGTGGAATGCGACACCTGCGCCATCTGCCGCGTGCAGGTGATGG ATGCCTGTCTTAGATGTcaagctgaaaacaaacaagaagatTGTGTTG tgGTTTGGGGAGAATGCAATCATTCCTTCCACAATTGCTGCATGTCCTTGTGGGTGAAACAGAATAATCgctgtcccctctgccagcaggaCTGGGTAGTCCAGAGAATAGGCAAATAA
- the RNF7 gene encoding RING-box protein 2 isoform X2: MADVEDGDEPGAPHSHPGSAGSKAGAPDKMFSLKKWNAVAMWSWDVECDTCAICRVQMPVLDVKLKTNKKIVLWFGENAIIPSTIAACPCG, translated from the exons ATGGCCGATGTGGAGGACGGGGACGAGCCGGGCGCCCCCCACTCGCACCCGGGCTCTGCGGGCTCCAAGGCGGGCGCGCCCGACAAGATGTTTTCGCTGAAGAAGTGGAACGCGGTGGCCATGTGGAGCTGGGACGTGGAATGCGACACCTGCGCCATCTGCCGCGTGCAG ATGCCTGTCTTAGATGTcaagctgaaaacaaacaagaagatTGTGTTG tgGTTTGGGGAGAATGCAATCATTCCTTCCACAATTGCTGCATGTCCTTGTGGGTGA